TGCTCGCTTCGAGTTTGGCTCACGCTGTCCTACCAACATGGCGTCACGCACGCCTTTTACCAGGGGCGGCGATTATTGGGGCGACGATCCTCGTTCTTGGCCAATTTGTCTTTGAGCGCCTCCTCGGGCTACAGTCCACTCTCTCAGTTATCGTTGAGTTCGCGGGTGGTTTACTCTTTCTGTTCCTTGTGCTTCGGAGGCCACGGCATGATTAAAATTGAAAACCTCACTGTCCAAAAAGGTGGCAGCACGATTTTAACGGACGTGTCGCTTAAATTTGGCCAAGGCGGCATTACCGCTTTGATCGGCCCGAACGGCGCGGGAAAATCAACGCTTCTGAATGCCATTGCAGGGCTGATTGCGCCAAAAATGGGAACCGTCGAGGTAGAAGGCCTCAACATGGCACGCGCCCGTGCGCCAGAACGCGCCCACCGCGTGGCGCTGCTGGCACAAAATGAACATGTCACCGCGCGCCTTACGGTGCGCGACTTGGTTGGGTTTGGTCGCTGGGCGCATCATCAAGGTCGTCCCAGCGAGAAAGATCACCACAAAATTGCCGAAGCCATCGCATCGTTTGATCTTGGGGAATTGGCTGAACGACGCCTTGATTCGCTATCAGGTGGGCAGCGACAACGAGCGTTTGTTGCGATGGCTTGGGCGCAAGAAACGCCGTGGATGCTGTTGGATGAACCCCTCTCAGCCCTCGATCCACGTCATGTTCGCGACATAATGGATCGGCTTTATATTTTGACCCGCCCAAGTATAGGCCAGCGCAGCGTTGTTATTGTCTTGCACGACCTTGGCATCGCTGCGCGTTACGCGGATCGCATCGTCGCTTTAAAGGATGGGCAGCTTATCACCTCAGGCCCACGCGGACTTACAATGACGGGGCGCATGTTGAGTGATCTGTTCGGAACAAACTTGTCCATTGAGCGGGTCGCAGGGCGCGATGTCGTCGTCCCCGTCTAAGGTGCCACCTTCTAATTATTCCCGTAAGATAATTTGAGAAGGCTGCGCATTCTTTCAATGCCGGAGATTCTAAGCGGCACAAGCTCTGGAAAACGCATTTTGGACGGTCCGCCAATCCGAATAGACCAGTCTTTAGAGCGGCCGGTTATTAACTTCATCTCTGGGCGAACCAATGATGAGCGTACACCTGCTATTACAAAAATATCCGCAAATAGGTAACCACCCGGCATTCGCGGCCAATTGCCAATTATTTCGCAAAATGCAGCTAGCGGGAGCTTCGAGCCCATATTGAAGGAATCTGGCCCCGTCAAGTTTGC
This Falsihalocynthiibacter arcticus DNA region includes the following protein-coding sequences:
- a CDS encoding ATP-binding cassette domain-containing protein — translated: MIKIENLTVQKGGSTILTDVSLKFGQGGITALIGPNGAGKSTLLNAIAGLIAPKMGTVEVEGLNMARARAPERAHRVALLAQNEHVTARLTVRDLVGFGRWAHHQGRPSEKDHHKIAEAIASFDLGELAERRLDSLSGGQRQRAFVAMAWAQETPWMLLDEPLSALDPRHVRDIMDRLYILTRPSIGQRSVVIVLHDLGIAARYADRIVALKDGQLITSGPRGLTMTGRMLSDLFGTNLSIERVAGRDVVVPV